One part of the Magallana gigas chromosome 5, xbMagGiga1.1, whole genome shotgun sequence genome encodes these proteins:
- the LOC105338930 gene encoding rho family-interacting cell polarization regulator 2 isoform X3: MMRFLHIGLGGEDEEDFGTPKLLDIWKNPDRFGSQKFNFPVTRKDPFQLDNHVQLEHVRYNSKSTPVLRSHSFGGSLAMKAHHDVQHTPSGAPVLGETLRARGHWTLHKNSPTSKSSTSLSFKKSPKMPKVPRPNRTLLMFNSVKIGIRDFIQATRDDIEALHSRTVDQTTTSQRRLLETDKQIKSAERYLKRLEFHLAKIEELHDNYIVQQQMREGTRTLQRAFIVSPHRKKDSMERVRYGLKECSQTMCSIEAQLEAMMGTFSCKLKGMAGFARLCPGDVFEIVVKHGHQKWKSKGRIEKNGTQRWDHPDFKFKAVIGDVFNIKGIELRMLKSVTLGQKKCETKELFSANPQLMTVSINTNGSLKLSVIIIWNPLDGVEETMPYFDVPLRQPSTPRRRPVSVMALNGELSQSDFLGAERRYSNPISMTQTKDDNFILRASAPPSVHPSPPHYGHHLSSQSNAMYLPSGASPQFRNAHSPPVTSRFVDPRQQIPQRYTVSQPNLNSGAGTSPTPSRITHFLSSGSSDTYGNMHFNVAMGHGITLTKDEPVHIEDALNSLSASLEDYHGQYRELEKLEDVVVVLEQVLRKESRCSSRSGSICVSVRDALGAFDFLDTEETEEGGETNQESTIFDHVMSSPESTAKTADSGIESLAKRLSEDVNLGSSEGSSPLPPSTGNEQVDQALVFHLVYCERLLESLGSFGPLKCREIYALDRLQKQADIIEHLIKISQSSELDLHAIMTELSEDKSLREFWVRCTDTNVLYIHPEKLVTAFEQKYGAQLQSKYSRDPKKVLRHLVMRILDVPSYDPEKVKATCVVTLHQFLQYFKDEGGLQNVDAVAAELQLIERLCSGKSESIIKCVMSLKDMLPPSPCLKVMGALLVSGSNDVAKTIESFLETLAKKKELRDKALLVFVEGLEDKTPEIRAGACEALGKLEALESIDRLSYLCQTDTSTVVRVRSKQALFSFGEVGRQAFEEIQLSTHGFQGLQVRK; encoded by the exons ATGATGAGGTTTTTACATATTGGACTTGGTGGAGAGGATGAGGAGGACTTTGGGACACCCAAGCTCTTGGACATCTGGAAAAATCCGGACAGATTTGGATCACAGAAATTCAATT TTCCAGTGACCAGAAAAGATCCCTTCCAGTTGGATAACCATGTTCAATTGGAGCACGTCAGATATAACAGCAAGTCTACCCCTGTCCTGAGAAGTCACTCGTTTGGGGGCAGTCTAGCCATGAAGGCCCACCATGACGTCCAGCACACCCCTTCAGGGGCCCCAGTTCTGGGGGAGACACTCCGGGCCCGGGGACATTGGACCCTCCATAAAAACTCCCCCACCTCTAAGTCCAGCACTAGCCTCAGTTTCAAGAAGTCCCCAAAGATGCCgaaagtcccaaggcccaataGAACCCTTCTGATGTTTAATAGCGTCAAAATTGGAATTAG AGATTTTATCCAGGCCACTAGGGACGATATTGAGGCTCTACATTCCAGGACTGTTGACCAAACTACCACCTCACAA AGAAGATTGCTGGAAACAGACAAG CAAATTAAATCTGCTGAGAGATACCTAAAGAGATTAGAATTTCATCTGGCAAAG ATTGAGGAACTCCATGACAATTATATTGTACAGCAACAAATGAGAGAAG gtaCTAGAACCTTGCAGCGAGCCTTCATAGTATCTCCCCATCGCAAGAAAGACTCGATGGAGAGAGTTCGATACGGACTGAAGGAATGCTCACAG ACAATGTGTTCCATTGAGGCACAGCTGGAGGCTATGATGGGAACTTTCTCATGTAAACTAAAAG GAATGGCTGGATTTGCCAGATTGTGTCCAGGAGATGTGTTTGAAATTGTTGTCAAACATGGCCACCAGAAGTGGAAATCTAAAGGCCGTATAGAAAAGAATGGAACCCAGAGGTGGGACCATCCGGATTTCAAATTCAAGGCAGTCATTGGAGATGTTTTTAACATTAAg GGCATTGAGCTTAGGATGCTGAAGTCGGTGACTCTGGGGCAGAAAAAGTGTGAGACCAAGGAGTTGTTCTCGGCCAACCCCCAGCTGATGACCGTCAGCATCAACACCAACGGCTCCCTCAAACTCAGTGTCATCATCATATGGAA TCCTCTGGATGGGGTGGAGGAGACTATGCCATACTTCGATGTCCCCCTCCGACAGCCCAGCACCCCCAGGAGGCGACCAGTGTCAGTAATGGCTCTCAATGGAGAACTG AGCCAGAGTGATTTTCTGGGAGCAGAGAGAAGATACTCCAATCCCATCAGTATGACACAAACAAAAGACGATAATTTCATTCTGAGAGCCTCGGCTCCCCCCAGTGTACACCCTTCACCTCCTCACTATGGACACCATTTATCCAGCCAATCAAACGCCATGTACTTGCCCAGCGGTGCTTCCCCCCAGTTCAGGAACGCTCACTCTCCCCCAGTGACGTCAAGATTTGTGGATCCTCGTCAACAGATACCTCAGAGATATACTGTGTCACAACCAAACTTGAACTCAGGGGCAGGGACTTCCCCCACCCCTAGCAGAATTACACACTTTCTGTCCAGTGGTTCTAGCGATACTTATGGAAATATGCACTTTAATGTGGCCATGGGACATGGCATAACCTTGACTAAGGACGAGCCTGTGCACATTGAGGATGCATTGAACAGTTTAAGTGCTAGTCTTGAGGATTATCACGGACAGTACCGAGAACTAGAGAAGTTGGAGGATGTGGTGGTCGTGTTGGAGCAGGTTCTAAGA AAGGAATCTAGATGTAGCTCTCGGTCAGGCAGTATATGTGTGTCTGTTCGGGATGCCCTCGGTGCTTTTGATTTCTTGGATACCGAGGAGACAGAAGAAGGAGGGGAGACAAATCA AGAATCTACAATTTTCGACCATGTGATGTCAAGTCCTGAATCAACGGCTAAGACTGCTGATTCTGGCATTGAATCACTGGCTAAGCGGTTGTCAGAGGATGTCAATCTAGGATCCAGTGAGGGTTCAAGTCCTCTTCCCCCCAGCACTGGAAACGAACAGGTGGATCAGGCTCTGGTGTTCCACTTGGTGTACTGTGAACGGCTGCTGGag AGTTTAGGAAGTTTTGGACCATTAAAATGCAGAGAAATTTATGCACTAGACAGACTACAAAAACAAGCAGATATTATTGAACACCTTATAAAGATTTCACAGTCCTCAGAATTGGATCTCCATGCCA TAATGACAGAGCTGAGTGAGGACAAGAGTTTACGGGAGTTCTGGGTGAGATGTACAGACACCAATGTCCTCTACATACACCCAGAGAAACTTGTCACTGCCTTTGAACAAAAGTATGGAGCTCAGCTACAGAGTAAATACAGCAGGGATCCAAAGAaag ttttaagACACCTGGTGATGAGAATTCTAGATGTCCCAAGCTATGATCCCGAAAAGGTCAAGGCTACCTGCGTGGTCACACTTCACCAATTCCTGCAGTATTTCAAGGACGAGGGAGGCTTACAGAATGTAGATGCAGTAGCAGCTGAAT TGCAATTGATAGAAAGGCTGTGTTCCGGGAAATCTGAGAGTATAATCAAATGTGTGATGTCCCTGAAAGACATGctacccccctccccctgcCTCAAGGTGATGGGGGCTCTCCTGGTCAGTGGCAGCAATGATGTAGCCAAGACGATTG agTCCTTTTTAGAAACTCTCGCAAAAAAGAAAGAACTTCGGGATAAG GCTCTGCTAGTGTTTGTTGAGGGACTAGAAGACAAGACCCCTGAGATAAGGGCAGGTGCTTGTGAGGCACTGGGCAAGTTAGAG GCATTGGAGAGCATCGACAGACTGTCCTATCTTTGCCAGACTGATACCTCAACTGTTGTTAGGGTCAGGTCAAAGCAAGCCCTCTTCTCTTTCG GTGAAGTTGGTAGACAAGCATTTGAGGAGATTCAACTATCTACCCATGGTTTCCAAGGACTTCAGGTCAGGAAGTAG
- the LOC105338930 gene encoding rho family-interacting cell polarization regulator 2 isoform X4 has product MTVLKSKKFSNGKILVVPVTRKDPFQLDNHVQLEHVRYNSKSTPVLRSHSFGGSLAMKAHHDVQHTPSGAPVLGETLRARGHWTLHKNSPTSKSSTSLSFKKSPKMPKVPRPNRTLLMFNSVKIGIRDFIQATRDDIEALHSRTVDQTTTSQRRLLETDKQIKSAERYLKRLEFHLAKIEELHDNYIVQQQMREGTRTLQRAFIVSPHRKKDSMERVRYGLKECSQTMCSIEAQLEAMMGTFSCKLKGMAGFARLCPGDVFEIVVKHGHQKWKSKGRIEKNGTQRWDHPDFKFKAVIGDVFNIKGIELRMLKSVTLGQKKCETKELFSANPQLMTVSINTNGSLKLSVIIIWNPLDGVEETMPYFDVPLRQPSTPRRRPVSVMALNGELSQSDFLGAERRYSNPISMTQTKDDNFILRASAPPSVHPSPPHYGHHLSSQSNAMYLPSGASPQFRNAHSPPVTSRFVDPRQQIPQRYTVSQPNLNSGAGTSPTPSRITHFLSSGSSDTYGNMHFNVAMGHGITLTKDEPVHIEDALNSLSASLEDYHGQYRELEKLEDVVVVLEQVLRKESRCSSRSGSICVSVRDALGAFDFLDTEETEEGGETNQESTIFDHVMSSPESTAKTADSGIESLAKRLSEDVNLGSSEGSSPLPPSTGNEQVDQALVFHLVYCERLLESLGSFGPLKCREIYALDRLQKQADIIEHLIKISQSSELDLHAIMTELSEDKSLREFWVRCTDTNVLYIHPEKLVTAFEQKYGAQLQSKYSRDPKKVLRHLVMRILDVPSYDPEKVKATCVVTLHQFLQYFKDEGGLQNVDAVAAELQLIERLCSGKSESIIKCVMSLKDMLPPSPCLKVMGALLVSGSNDVAKTIESFLETLAKKKELRDKALLVFVEGLEDKTPEIRAGACEALGKLEALESIDRLSYLCQTDTSTVVRVRSKQALFSFGEVGRQAFEEIQLSTHGFQGLQVRK; this is encoded by the exons ATGACTGTGTTGAAATCTAAGAAATTCTCTAATGGGAAGATACTTGTGG TTCCAGTGACCAGAAAAGATCCCTTCCAGTTGGATAACCATGTTCAATTGGAGCACGTCAGATATAACAGCAAGTCTACCCCTGTCCTGAGAAGTCACTCGTTTGGGGGCAGTCTAGCCATGAAGGCCCACCATGACGTCCAGCACACCCCTTCAGGGGCCCCAGTTCTGGGGGAGACACTCCGGGCCCGGGGACATTGGACCCTCCATAAAAACTCCCCCACCTCTAAGTCCAGCACTAGCCTCAGTTTCAAGAAGTCCCCAAAGATGCCgaaagtcccaaggcccaataGAACCCTTCTGATGTTTAATAGCGTCAAAATTGGAATTAG AGATTTTATCCAGGCCACTAGGGACGATATTGAGGCTCTACATTCCAGGACTGTTGACCAAACTACCACCTCACAA AGAAGATTGCTGGAAACAGACAAG CAAATTAAATCTGCTGAGAGATACCTAAAGAGATTAGAATTTCATCTGGCAAAG ATTGAGGAACTCCATGACAATTATATTGTACAGCAACAAATGAGAGAAG gtaCTAGAACCTTGCAGCGAGCCTTCATAGTATCTCCCCATCGCAAGAAAGACTCGATGGAGAGAGTTCGATACGGACTGAAGGAATGCTCACAG ACAATGTGTTCCATTGAGGCACAGCTGGAGGCTATGATGGGAACTTTCTCATGTAAACTAAAAG GAATGGCTGGATTTGCCAGATTGTGTCCAGGAGATGTGTTTGAAATTGTTGTCAAACATGGCCACCAGAAGTGGAAATCTAAAGGCCGTATAGAAAAGAATGGAACCCAGAGGTGGGACCATCCGGATTTCAAATTCAAGGCAGTCATTGGAGATGTTTTTAACATTAAg GGCATTGAGCTTAGGATGCTGAAGTCGGTGACTCTGGGGCAGAAAAAGTGTGAGACCAAGGAGTTGTTCTCGGCCAACCCCCAGCTGATGACCGTCAGCATCAACACCAACGGCTCCCTCAAACTCAGTGTCATCATCATATGGAA TCCTCTGGATGGGGTGGAGGAGACTATGCCATACTTCGATGTCCCCCTCCGACAGCCCAGCACCCCCAGGAGGCGACCAGTGTCAGTAATGGCTCTCAATGGAGAACTG AGCCAGAGTGATTTTCTGGGAGCAGAGAGAAGATACTCCAATCCCATCAGTATGACACAAACAAAAGACGATAATTTCATTCTGAGAGCCTCGGCTCCCCCCAGTGTACACCCTTCACCTCCTCACTATGGACACCATTTATCCAGCCAATCAAACGCCATGTACTTGCCCAGCGGTGCTTCCCCCCAGTTCAGGAACGCTCACTCTCCCCCAGTGACGTCAAGATTTGTGGATCCTCGTCAACAGATACCTCAGAGATATACTGTGTCACAACCAAACTTGAACTCAGGGGCAGGGACTTCCCCCACCCCTAGCAGAATTACACACTTTCTGTCCAGTGGTTCTAGCGATACTTATGGAAATATGCACTTTAATGTGGCCATGGGACATGGCATAACCTTGACTAAGGACGAGCCTGTGCACATTGAGGATGCATTGAACAGTTTAAGTGCTAGTCTTGAGGATTATCACGGACAGTACCGAGAACTAGAGAAGTTGGAGGATGTGGTGGTCGTGTTGGAGCAGGTTCTAAGA AAGGAATCTAGATGTAGCTCTCGGTCAGGCAGTATATGTGTGTCTGTTCGGGATGCCCTCGGTGCTTTTGATTTCTTGGATACCGAGGAGACAGAAGAAGGAGGGGAGACAAATCA AGAATCTACAATTTTCGACCATGTGATGTCAAGTCCTGAATCAACGGCTAAGACTGCTGATTCTGGCATTGAATCACTGGCTAAGCGGTTGTCAGAGGATGTCAATCTAGGATCCAGTGAGGGTTCAAGTCCTCTTCCCCCCAGCACTGGAAACGAACAGGTGGATCAGGCTCTGGTGTTCCACTTGGTGTACTGTGAACGGCTGCTGGag AGTTTAGGAAGTTTTGGACCATTAAAATGCAGAGAAATTTATGCACTAGACAGACTACAAAAACAAGCAGATATTATTGAACACCTTATAAAGATTTCACAGTCCTCAGAATTGGATCTCCATGCCA TAATGACAGAGCTGAGTGAGGACAAGAGTTTACGGGAGTTCTGGGTGAGATGTACAGACACCAATGTCCTCTACATACACCCAGAGAAACTTGTCACTGCCTTTGAACAAAAGTATGGAGCTCAGCTACAGAGTAAATACAGCAGGGATCCAAAGAaag ttttaagACACCTGGTGATGAGAATTCTAGATGTCCCAAGCTATGATCCCGAAAAGGTCAAGGCTACCTGCGTGGTCACACTTCACCAATTCCTGCAGTATTTCAAGGACGAGGGAGGCTTACAGAATGTAGATGCAGTAGCAGCTGAAT TGCAATTGATAGAAAGGCTGTGTTCCGGGAAATCTGAGAGTATAATCAAATGTGTGATGTCCCTGAAAGACATGctacccccctccccctgcCTCAAGGTGATGGGGGCTCTCCTGGTCAGTGGCAGCAATGATGTAGCCAAGACGATTG agTCCTTTTTAGAAACTCTCGCAAAAAAGAAAGAACTTCGGGATAAG GCTCTGCTAGTGTTTGTTGAGGGACTAGAAGACAAGACCCCTGAGATAAGGGCAGGTGCTTGTGAGGCACTGGGCAAGTTAGAG GCATTGGAGAGCATCGACAGACTGTCCTATCTTTGCCAGACTGATACCTCAACTGTTGTTAGGGTCAGGTCAAAGCAAGCCCTCTTCTCTTTCG GTGAAGTTGGTAGACAAGCATTTGAGGAGATTCAACTATCTACCCATGGTTTCCAAGGACTTCAGGTCAGGAAGTAG
- the LOC105338930 gene encoding rho family-interacting cell polarization regulator 2 isoform X1 produces MDYNSPFVKQNRLQIFKGVKRSVTFSMGQNVPNKPVVKRREKKEDKKVARHYSFLGIGRPKVPVTRKDPFQLDNHVQLEHVRYNSKSTPVLRSHSFGGSLAMKAHHDVQHTPSGAPVLGETLRARGHWTLHKNSPTSKSSTSLSFKKSPKMPKVPRPNRTLLMFNSVKIGIRDFIQATRDDIEALHSRTVDQTTTSQRRLLETDKQIKSAERYLKRLEFHLAKIEELHDNYIVQQQMREGTRTLQRAFIVSPHRKKDSMERVRYGLKECSQTMCSIEAQLEAMMGTFSCKLKGMAGFARLCPGDVFEIVVKHGHQKWKSKGRIEKNGTQRWDHPDFKFKAVIGDVFNIKGIELRMLKSVTLGQKKCETKELFSANPQLMTVSINTNGSLKLSVIIIWNPLDGVEETMPYFDVPLRQPSTPRRRPVSVMALNGELSQSDFLGAERRYSNPISMTQTKDDNFILRASAPPSVHPSPPHYGHHLSSQSNAMYLPSGASPQFRNAHSPPVTSRFVDPRQQIPQRYTVSQPNLNSGAGTSPTPSRITHFLSSGSSDTYGNMHFNVAMGHGITLTKDEPVHIEDALNSLSASLEDYHGQYRELEKLEDVVVVLEQVLRKESRCSSRSGSICVSVRDALGAFDFLDTEETEEGGETNQESTIFDHVMSSPESTAKTADSGIESLAKRLSEDVNLGSSEGSSPLPPSTGNEQVDQALVFHLVYCERLLESLGSFGPLKCREIYALDRLQKQADIIEHLIKISQSSELDLHAIMTELSEDKSLREFWVRCTDTNVLYIHPEKLVTAFEQKYGAQLQSKYSRDPKKVLRHLVMRILDVPSYDPEKVKATCVVTLHQFLQYFKDEGGLQNVDAVAAELQLIERLCSGKSESIIKCVMSLKDMLPPSPCLKVMGALLVSGSNDVAKTIESFLETLAKKKELRDKALLVFVEGLEDKTPEIRAGACEALGKLEALESIDRLSYLCQTDTSTVVRVRSKQALFSFGEVGRQAFEEIQLSTHGFQGLQVRK; encoded by the exons TTCCAGTGACCAGAAAAGATCCCTTCCAGTTGGATAACCATGTTCAATTGGAGCACGTCAGATATAACAGCAAGTCTACCCCTGTCCTGAGAAGTCACTCGTTTGGGGGCAGTCTAGCCATGAAGGCCCACCATGACGTCCAGCACACCCCTTCAGGGGCCCCAGTTCTGGGGGAGACACTCCGGGCCCGGGGACATTGGACCCTCCATAAAAACTCCCCCACCTCTAAGTCCAGCACTAGCCTCAGTTTCAAGAAGTCCCCAAAGATGCCgaaagtcccaaggcccaataGAACCCTTCTGATGTTTAATAGCGTCAAAATTGGAATTAG AGATTTTATCCAGGCCACTAGGGACGATATTGAGGCTCTACATTCCAGGACTGTTGACCAAACTACCACCTCACAA AGAAGATTGCTGGAAACAGACAAG CAAATTAAATCTGCTGAGAGATACCTAAAGAGATTAGAATTTCATCTGGCAAAG ATTGAGGAACTCCATGACAATTATATTGTACAGCAACAAATGAGAGAAG gtaCTAGAACCTTGCAGCGAGCCTTCATAGTATCTCCCCATCGCAAGAAAGACTCGATGGAGAGAGTTCGATACGGACTGAAGGAATGCTCACAG ACAATGTGTTCCATTGAGGCACAGCTGGAGGCTATGATGGGAACTTTCTCATGTAAACTAAAAG GAATGGCTGGATTTGCCAGATTGTGTCCAGGAGATGTGTTTGAAATTGTTGTCAAACATGGCCACCAGAAGTGGAAATCTAAAGGCCGTATAGAAAAGAATGGAACCCAGAGGTGGGACCATCCGGATTTCAAATTCAAGGCAGTCATTGGAGATGTTTTTAACATTAAg GGCATTGAGCTTAGGATGCTGAAGTCGGTGACTCTGGGGCAGAAAAAGTGTGAGACCAAGGAGTTGTTCTCGGCCAACCCCCAGCTGATGACCGTCAGCATCAACACCAACGGCTCCCTCAAACTCAGTGTCATCATCATATGGAA TCCTCTGGATGGGGTGGAGGAGACTATGCCATACTTCGATGTCCCCCTCCGACAGCCCAGCACCCCCAGGAGGCGACCAGTGTCAGTAATGGCTCTCAATGGAGAACTG AGCCAGAGTGATTTTCTGGGAGCAGAGAGAAGATACTCCAATCCCATCAGTATGACACAAACAAAAGACGATAATTTCATTCTGAGAGCCTCGGCTCCCCCCAGTGTACACCCTTCACCTCCTCACTATGGACACCATTTATCCAGCCAATCAAACGCCATGTACTTGCCCAGCGGTGCTTCCCCCCAGTTCAGGAACGCTCACTCTCCCCCAGTGACGTCAAGATTTGTGGATCCTCGTCAACAGATACCTCAGAGATATACTGTGTCACAACCAAACTTGAACTCAGGGGCAGGGACTTCCCCCACCCCTAGCAGAATTACACACTTTCTGTCCAGTGGTTCTAGCGATACTTATGGAAATATGCACTTTAATGTGGCCATGGGACATGGCATAACCTTGACTAAGGACGAGCCTGTGCACATTGAGGATGCATTGAACAGTTTAAGTGCTAGTCTTGAGGATTATCACGGACAGTACCGAGAACTAGAGAAGTTGGAGGATGTGGTGGTCGTGTTGGAGCAGGTTCTAAGA AAGGAATCTAGATGTAGCTCTCGGTCAGGCAGTATATGTGTGTCTGTTCGGGATGCCCTCGGTGCTTTTGATTTCTTGGATACCGAGGAGACAGAAGAAGGAGGGGAGACAAATCA AGAATCTACAATTTTCGACCATGTGATGTCAAGTCCTGAATCAACGGCTAAGACTGCTGATTCTGGCATTGAATCACTGGCTAAGCGGTTGTCAGAGGATGTCAATCTAGGATCCAGTGAGGGTTCAAGTCCTCTTCCCCCCAGCACTGGAAACGAACAGGTGGATCAGGCTCTGGTGTTCCACTTGGTGTACTGTGAACGGCTGCTGGag AGTTTAGGAAGTTTTGGACCATTAAAATGCAGAGAAATTTATGCACTAGACAGACTACAAAAACAAGCAGATATTATTGAACACCTTATAAAGATTTCACAGTCCTCAGAATTGGATCTCCATGCCA TAATGACAGAGCTGAGTGAGGACAAGAGTTTACGGGAGTTCTGGGTGAGATGTACAGACACCAATGTCCTCTACATACACCCAGAGAAACTTGTCACTGCCTTTGAACAAAAGTATGGAGCTCAGCTACAGAGTAAATACAGCAGGGATCCAAAGAaag ttttaagACACCTGGTGATGAGAATTCTAGATGTCCCAAGCTATGATCCCGAAAAGGTCAAGGCTACCTGCGTGGTCACACTTCACCAATTCCTGCAGTATTTCAAGGACGAGGGAGGCTTACAGAATGTAGATGCAGTAGCAGCTGAAT TGCAATTGATAGAAAGGCTGTGTTCCGGGAAATCTGAGAGTATAATCAAATGTGTGATGTCCCTGAAAGACATGctacccccctccccctgcCTCAAGGTGATGGGGGCTCTCCTGGTCAGTGGCAGCAATGATGTAGCCAAGACGATTG agTCCTTTTTAGAAACTCTCGCAAAAAAGAAAGAACTTCGGGATAAG GCTCTGCTAGTGTTTGTTGAGGGACTAGAAGACAAGACCCCTGAGATAAGGGCAGGTGCTTGTGAGGCACTGGGCAAGTTAGAG GCATTGGAGAGCATCGACAGACTGTCCTATCTTTGCCAGACTGATACCTCAACTGTTGTTAGGGTCAGGTCAAAGCAAGCCCTCTTCTCTTTCG GTGAAGTTGGTAGACAAGCATTTGAGGAGATTCAACTATCTACCCATGGTTTCCAAGGACTTCAGGTCAGGAAGTAG